In Zingiber officinale cultivar Zhangliang chromosome 1A, Zo_v1.1, whole genome shotgun sequence, the DNA window TATATAAAGTGTTATTATATGaaattttgatattaaaattCAGTATGTTGAAGTATATCTTTTTTCATGTCTTATCatctatattaataattaataattatctaTAATTTATCATTTCTATATTAATTTAAGAATATATTGACGGGTATTAGGTTAACTGAATCATTTATTACCACGTAAATCGTGTTGATcataaatttaatataatgaatttaaaaATCGATTAATGCATTAGTAATCATGGAATCGACGGCTGAAGAATATGATTTGTCGattgttaataaaaaaatatttattttgataaatataaaagtGAGGTGTTTTTGGATATTACACAAACCTAACCCAACTCAGGATTTGCAGCCCGAGGGCTTTCACCTCTCCTTTTTTATTCACCTGTCAGTCTTCTCCTTTCAACTGTCAGGGAATGGCAAGTGGGACAAGCAAAGAGGTCAAGGAAGGAACATGAATAAAGACTAGAAAAAATAGCGAAAAACAGGCATTGCCATGTGAAGTCACTGTTGCTTTACTCCTTTACTGAAACATCATAGGCTAGCAATAAATGCCCAACCTTCTCTTCCGCCATCTCAAGTTTCCTCTGCTTTGGTAGCTCTTCACAAGGCAACCTACCCAGCTTGGTTTTGCAGAGAGTTGAAGTTTAGAATAGCCTCACGAGCGGGACATATTTCACGCACCAGGACAAAGATGGGAACCAGCCATGTGCCATTTGGTGTTCTAGGAGAGGGATATATAAAGGGTGGTGGAGTTGCTGAAGCGATCAGAAGCCGGTGCGAACCTTTGCATCCAGTTGAAAAGCCATCTTAGTAGTGCTTATAGAGTGCCACAGCAGAGAGGGATGGTAGCGTGAGAATGGGAAAAGAAGAGCACTTCGAGGTTCTAAAGGTCAAGGTAacttttgctttccttctcctttgcTCTGTTTTGTTTCCTCTTCATTTGTGTTTTTTCAGTTAGAACAGGCGAATAAATTCTACTGACTCATGCAGACGCATATCCTGAAGGTGAACATCCATTGTCATGGATGCAAGCTCAAAGTTAAGAAGCTTCTTCATAGAATCCAAGGTTCTCTTTTTTTCTCCCTTTAATTTTGGAGCGTTTACTGGATTCTTCCTGTCGATGATGCTATAAATAGTCGCACATTCCTTGATGCAACTTTTGTAGATGATTCCTTTCTGTATATGTACGACAGGAGTCTTCTCAGTAGATATAGATTTGGAGAACCAGAAAGTGACTGTCCAAGCAAACGTGGACTCTTCTACTCTGATCAAGAAGCTGATAAGAGCAGGGAAGCACGCCGAGCTCTGGCCTCAGAAATCCAGCGACCAGAGCAACAACAAGAAGCAAAACAGTCAGACTGCTGCTCCGGCGAAggacaacaagaagaagaacaaaGAACAATGGAAGGAGGAGAGCAACCTCAAGCCCTCCAAAGTCCTCCACAGGCAGCTTCATTTATACAGCTCTGACGACAAAGACTACGACAGCAACGATGAAGACTCTGAGGATTTAGAAGATGGCCTACATTTGCTCCACAAAATCCAGCAAAACAACTTAATTCGGCAGCGGAATAACTCAGCATCTGGTGCAAATAAGGCAGGAAATAAAAATGCAAGCAATGAGAGTAGAAACAAGGCAGGTGGAAATGAAAATCCAGATTTAAATGCAAACATTGCAGCCTTGCAAAAGATGATGATTGATAATGCTAATGGATTCCAAGCAAATGCTTACCATGG includes these proteins:
- the LOC122038539 gene encoding heavy metal-associated isoprenylated plant protein 37-like, with amino-acid sequence MGKEEHFEVLKVKTHILKVNIHCHGCKLKVKKLLHRIQGVFSVDIDLENQKVTVQANVDSSTLIKKLIRAGKHAELWPQKSSDQSNNKKQNSQTAAPAKDNKKKNKEQWKEESNLKPSKVLHRQLHLYSSDDKDYDSNDEDSEDLEDGLHLLHKIQQNNLIRQRNNSASGANKAGNKNASNESRNKAGGNENPDLNANIAALQKMMIDNANGFQANAYHGGVQSQGPMMVNYQGQAHHPSAMMRGHNMMKPQMMMRDHNMQQPQMMYLRSPQVSPYSGYYSCFPAQYNHQNYLPCDDYVTHLFCDENPGGCVIM